GCCAGGAACCTTGGCATTAATGAAAAAGCAATGAATAATAGTTATAAACGTTTCTCAACCCGTTTAACGCAACTGAATGAATTTGTCAACATCTCCTTTCTGCCATCCGATCTGAAAGATGCCTATAAAGCTATGATGATCAGAAATGCACAGAAAATCGGGCTACTTGCTTAATGTTGATGCACGCCTCATGCAGCAATCACTCAAATGGTATAATACTTGTGCTGATAATCTATAAAAAATCATGATGCAAACAACATTCAAAATAGGCGATCATGTTACCTGGAATTCAGAGGCTGGTCATGTATCCGGCACAATCATTAAAATACATACAAAGGATTTTGATTACAAAGGATATACACATCACGCCACCAAAGAAGATCCACAGTATGAAATAAAGAGTGATAAAACAGATCACATTGCGGCACACAAAGGATCGGCGTTGAAAAAATATTGAAGGATAGTTACCCACGAAAAAGCGCACCCTTTGCAGACTGCGCTTTTAAATATCACCGGAACATCTCACCTACTCCTCATCGTTTTTTAGTTTTTATTTATAGCGTTAGTAAGTGGTTAATTCATTTTGTTACAGGTTTCCTGAAAAATATTTCTCATATCGTTTATCCGCTCCAGTGGCAGGTTTTCATTTGGAAAAATCCTTTTAAATGCGTAACTTTCTTATAAATAAGTCAGGATTTATTACCCCCAGATAGCACTGAGCCAATAATATGTAAGATTGTAAGGTTTCGGTATCCCCTAAACGAAGTAAATCCTTCAACAATGAAACCGCTCTTCCTCTTCATAATATTTACCGGTTCTTGTTTATTACTGACCGGCAGTACCGTTATGGCGCAAAAAAGACCCGTAAAGTCCCCTCATATTGATAGCACAGCATCCCGGCCGAAAGATGCGCATGCCTACCCGCAACCACTTCCGGCAGCTGAGCCCAAACCAGCTCCTACTATGGAAGGAATACCAAAACCACAGGGACTAAAGCCGCCAACCTCTATTTCAATGCCGCCGGCAGCACCGAAAGCGGATCTGGTAGCAGAAGATTCAACGATAACACCTCCACCTCTTCCGGCAGCAGGAAAGGAAATTCCCAAACCCGCTCCCGTAACACCTCCTAAACCCAAACATAAAAAACATAACACACCACATGCCACTGCATAAAACCCCGCTAAAAACAAGTACTTCAAAAATGTTTTTTTGTGTAATGGCGCTGCTATGGGCCGTTATGCCACTAAACGGGCAGGATAAACCCGTTGCTGTGAACTGGGCAGACAGTGTACAATATTATAATGGACAGCTACAGGTTAACTATGCAAAGGCGCAACTGGTGGAATATACCTATCACGTATACACTTATAATCACCTGATCAAAGCATATGACCTCCATCACCGGAATTCAAATATCATTTTCTGGATGGTACTGATCATTGTTGGGGCGGGACTGATATTTTCGGGGATTCAGTTTTTCATCAGCCTCAAATCCTTTAATTTCAAAATAAGACATAATAAAAAGGTACTGGGAACAACAGAACAACAGGATACCGCCACGGAAGATAAGCCCACAACTTTTAAATTATCAAAGGATGGCATAGAATTCAGCTCCTCCATTTTCGGTGTTATTATCCTCGCGATGTCTATTATCTTTTTTTATTTCTACCTGCATTTCGTGTATCCGATAAATGTGGATACCGGTCAGCCCACGGGCAAGCAGGTAGATGTGCCTCCCGTGGCTACTGCACCCACACAATAAACGGTATTCCTTTTATCTACCCATATTAAATCTCCACTTCTTCTCTTTTCTTCACCAAATGCGTGATTCCGCTGTTGATCATTTTCTCCAGCAGGTCATAACCGGCGTTGGCTTTATGATGTGCGTAGGCGCGTTCCAGTTCTGTAACCGGCGCCAACCAGTATAAATTCACCGCGTCGCCATACATAGGCGGCAGGTTGATAACAGGGCCGGTGTACAAGGCGGCGGAAAGGATCAGGCTATCATAGGGATCAGGCAGCTCTGTTGCACTCACTGTATGTCCCTCTCCCAGCCAGGTAATTTGTTTCCAGGGGCGGTCTGCCAGGCCGGACATGATTTCCGCCATCTTCATGATCTCTTCCTCGGGATAATCCTTTTTGCTGATGGCCATGGCCAGTTCCATTCTCCGGAAGCCGGGCGCGCGCTCACTGTAGAGGATTTCCACCCACGGCATCGGGCGGATACTGACACCTAACGTGATCAGGTATACGATGTCATCCTGTTCGTATTTAGCCAATGCCATCGGCGGCCATTGTCCGCCATCAATGGCATAGTATTGCTGTGTTTTACCGAATGCCGCCTCATAGGCCTGGATAAACTGGTCCTGTAAAATGCTCCATTGCTGGCTGGTTTCTTCCACCCATCCCTTCCAGAAATCGATAGCCTGGGTGACTCTTTTATGCAATATATTGGTAGCAGGAGTGCCCAGCGGAAAAATCAGGTCATCGTCATCAGCACCAATACAATCTGCGGCATAGGCCACTGCCTTTTCTTCTGAATACAGCCCCCAGCCCGGAATAACACCCAGTAGCTCACCGTCATACATCATGGCGGCGCCATCGCCTTCTTCCATCCATACAATTGTGATCAGTTCTTTCTGCAATGGCTCCTTTCCTTCCGGATGATTGCAGAAGCGCCTTTCCATCATTGGCGCCATCCCTTCTTTCATGGCCGCTACATCCTTTTTTTCCGGCGCGGGTTGCAGGTTACGCAACCAGCAAGGCCGCGGAGAATATTTACTACTCAGCAACTCGGAAGGATAAAGGTAAAAATAAGCCACCCTGTCATCCTGTTCAACCACGGCGTAAAGTGTACCACGGCTGTTAGCCTGTTCTATCAACATTACCGGATCAGACATATAATAAGTTTAAAATTTACAGCTTTTGACTGCCCAAAATTAAGGCATAAATCTCAGGACTATTAAACCTGAACTTTTTCGATTATTTTGTTGTCTACTTAACAATTAAACCATGAAAATCTCAACGCTCGCTTTTTCATTCATGTTGTGTTGCTCTTCTCTCTTTGCAAAAGGTAGAGAATTTTATCAGATTAAAATTTATCACCTGAAAACTGCCAGCCAGGAAGCGCGTGTAGACAGTTTTCTCCAAACGGCCTATTTACCGGCCTTACATCGTGCGGGCATCAAACAGGTAGGTGTTTTTAAACCGGTGGACAGCGATACTTCCGGTATCCTGATCTATGTGCTGATTCCTTTCCGCAGCCTGGAACAATTTAACAGCATAGATAATATACTGAACGCCGATAAGGTTTTCCAGCGCGACGGACAATCTTATATCGATGCCGTATATGATGATGTACCTTTCGTGCGTGTAGAATCGATTTTACTACGGGCATTCTCCGGAATGCCGGTGATGGCCGCCCCTGCATTGACAGGTCCTAAAAGTGAACGGGTATACGAACTACGCAGTTATGAAGGTCCGACCGAGAAATACTATGTTAACAAAGTGAAAATGTTTAATGATGGCGATGAAGTAGGTATCTTTAAAAGTCTTGGTTTTAATGCTGTTTTTTATGGAGAAGTATTGTCTGGCGGCAGAATGCCCAACCTGATGTATATGACCACCTTTAATAATAAAGCAGACAGGGATGCCCACTGGAAATCATTTTCCGCTGATGAGAGATGGAAAAAGCTTTCCGCTTTACCGGAGTACAGCCACAATGTGTCCAAATCGGATATCCTGTTTCTGACGCCTACCGACTACTCTGATCTCTGATAGAAAAATAAACTTTTTGCGCCCCGTAAGTAATGTACTTACGGGGTTTTTTATTTCTACTAAAAAAGGCTTAAATTAAATTATAATTCAACACCTGCCGATCGGAAGAGAGACAAGCCACCACAATGCTCTCTAAGATTAAAGACTGCTATTCTCTTAACTTAAAAAACCAATCTCCACATGGCCGAAGTAAGTAAGAACAAAACACAGACGGCGCTGGGTGATGTTGCCGCCAGACAACTCGCCATTGCCACCCGTACGGTGCCGCAGATGTCCACCATCACACCCCGGTGGCTCACCCGTTTAATGAGCTGGATCCCTGTGGAGTCTGGTGTGTACCGTCTCAACAAAGTAAAAGACGAGCGCAATGTAACCGTAGATTGTTCCGGCAGAGATGAACGCGAACTTCCCCAGACCTATGTGGACTACATAGAAAATCCGCGGGAATACAATCTGAGCGCCGTAAATACAGTGCTGGACGTACATACGCGCGTATCCGACCTCTATAGCAAGCCCTACAATCAGATCAGTGAACAGTTGCGTCTGATCATTGAAACCATCAAAGAGCGGCAGGAGAGTGAATTGATCAACAACAAAGAGTATGGTCTGCTGCACAGCATTACCTCATCGCAACGTATTAAGACCCGTACCGGTGCTCCCACACCGGACGACCTGGACGAATTGATCACCAAAGTATGGAAAGAGCCGGGCTTTTTCCTGCTGCATCCTTTGGCGATAGCCGCTTTTGGCCGTGAGTGCACCCGCAGGGGGGTACCCCCGCCGACGGTTTCTTTATTCGGCTCGCAGTTCCTTACCTGGCGTGGCATTCCGTTGATCCCATCCGACAAAGTGCCTGTTGATAAAGGTAAATCCAAAATCATCCTGTTACGTACCGGCGAAAGCAGACAGGGTGTTATCGGACTCTATCAACCTGATTTACCCGGCGAGCAATCACCCGGTCTGTCTGTCCGCTTTATGGGTATCAACCACCAGGCCATCGCTTCTTACCTGGTTTCTCTTTACTGTTCATTGGCGGTACTGGTAGATGATGCCATCGCTGTGCTCGATGATGTAGAAATAGGAAAATACCATGAATACAAATAATTTTCAGGCAGATGGATTACCGGATACCAAAGCCCTGGAACAACTGGCTAACCAGTTATTCCGCG
The Chitinophaga sp. MM2321 DNA segment above includes these coding regions:
- a CDS encoding DUF2945 domain-containing protein, producing MMQTTFKIGDHVTWNSEAGHVSGTIIKIHTKDFDYKGYTHHATKEDPQYEIKSDKTDHIAAHKGSALKKY
- a CDS encoding suppressor of fused domain protein; the protein is MSDPVMLIEQANSRGTLYAVVEQDDRVAYFYLYPSELLSSKYSPRPCWLRNLQPAPEKKDVAAMKEGMAPMMERRFCNHPEGKEPLQKELITIVWMEEGDGAAMMYDGELLGVIPGWGLYSEEKAVAYAADCIGADDDDLIFPLGTPATNILHKRVTQAIDFWKGWVEETSQQWSILQDQFIQAYEAAFGKTQQYYAIDGGQWPPMALAKYEQDDIVYLITLGVSIRPMPWVEILYSERAPGFRRMELAMAISKKDYPEEEIMKMAEIMSGLADRPWKQITWLGEGHTVSATELPDPYDSLILSAALYTGPVINLPPMYGDAVNLYWLAPVTELERAYAHHKANAGYDLLEKMINSGITHLVKKREEVEI
- a CDS encoding NIPSNAP family protein: MKISTLAFSFMLCCSSLFAKGREFYQIKIYHLKTASQEARVDSFLQTAYLPALHRAGIKQVGVFKPVDSDTSGILIYVLIPFRSLEQFNSIDNILNADKVFQRDGQSYIDAVYDDVPFVRVESILLRAFSGMPVMAAPALTGPKSERVYELRSYEGPTEKYYVNKVKMFNDGDEVGIFKSLGFNAVFYGEVLSGGRMPNLMYMTTFNNKADRDAHWKSFSADERWKKLSALPEYSHNVSKSDILFLTPTDYSDL
- a CDS encoding family 2A encapsulin nanocompartment shell protein, with the protein product MAEVSKNKTQTALGDVAARQLAIATRTVPQMSTITPRWLTRLMSWIPVESGVYRLNKVKDERNVTVDCSGRDERELPQTYVDYIENPREYNLSAVNTVLDVHTRVSDLYSKPYNQISEQLRLIIETIKERQESELINNKEYGLLHSITSSQRIKTRTGAPTPDDLDELITKVWKEPGFFLLHPLAIAAFGRECTRRGVPPPTVSLFGSQFLTWRGIPLIPSDKVPVDKGKSKIILLRTGESRQGVIGLYQPDLPGEQSPGLSVRFMGINHQAIASYLVSLYCSLAVLVDDAIAVLDDVEIGKYHEYK